In Streptomyces sclerotialus, the DNA window CGGCCTCACCGCGCACTGAACAGCCCGGCCGTAGGACGGCCACGACGGCCACGACGGCCACGACGGCCTGCCGTGAACGCCGCACCCCGTGACCGCGTCAACGTCCTGGCCTACCTGGCCTACCTGGCCCGCCTGGCCTACCTGGCCCGCTCACCGCGCCACTGCACAGCACCTCAGGTCCGCCCGCACCGGCGCCTGCACTCACCTCACCTTCTCCAGGGACCGCACCATGACACCTGCAACTGCGTCCGCCGAAGCATCCGAATCCGCCGAGTTCGCTGGGATGACCGCTCTCGTCACCGGGGCCGCGCGCGGCGTGGGCAAGGAGACCGTGGCGCTTCTCCACGTCCGCGGCGCCCGCGTCGTAGCCGTGGACCTACGCCCCGACATCATGAGGCTGCCGGACGAGTTTCCCGGCGTATTCGCGATGCGCGGCGACATCACGCGGGAAGAGACCGCCGCCCGCGCGGTGCAATCGGCCCTGGACACCTTCGGAGGGCTGGACATCCTGGTGAACAACGCCGGACGCACTGTGAACAAGCCCATCACCGAAACCACCGCCGAGGACTGGGACGCTGTGATGGCGGTCAACGCCCGCGGCTCGTTCTTCTGCGCCCGTGAAGCATTTCGGGTCATGAAGAACCGCGGCGGCGGTGCCATCGTCAGTACCGGGTCCTACGCCGGCGCCGTCGCCCTGCCCGAAGGCGTCGCCTACAGCGCGTCGAAGGGCGCTCTGGCTCAACTGACCAAGGTGCTCGCCGTCGAGGGCGGGCCACTGGGCATCCGCGCTAATCTCGTTGCCGCAGGCGTCATCGAGACCGATTTCCTCGACACGATCCGCCCCGACAGCCGCTCATACCTGGCGTCCTTCGCTGAGGCGCAGCCCCTGGGACGAGTTGCGCAGCCCGAAGAGATCGCCGAGGTGCTGTGCTTCCTGGCGTCCCCGCGCTCCAGCTTCATCACAGGAGCCGTGGTCGCCGCTGACGGCGGCTTCACCGCGGTCTAGCGCCGCATCAGGCAGTATGTCTTCGGTGGCCACGGCCCGTAGGCCCGGGTTGTCAGCGGTTCCGCCGGATGACGTGGCGGTGAGGTGTCCGAGTCGTGCGGCGGGGCAGTCAGGCGGCCTGACTGTAGCCGTCGGCTCCTGCGCCGCCAT includes these proteins:
- a CDS encoding SDR family NAD(P)-dependent oxidoreductase, whose amino-acid sequence is MTPATASAEASESAEFAGMTALVTGAARGVGKETVALLHVRGARVVAVDLRPDIMRLPDEFPGVFAMRGDITREETAARAVQSALDTFGGLDILVNNAGRTVNKPITETTAEDWDAVMAVNARGSFFCAREAFRVMKNRGGGAIVSTGSYAGAVALPEGVAYSASKGALAQLTKVLAVEGGPLGIRANLVAAGVIETDFLDTIRPDSRSYLASFAEAQPLGRVAQPEEIAEVLCFLASPRSSFITGAVVAADGGFTAV